From the genome of Nitrospira sp., one region includes:
- a CDS encoding DsbA family protein, whose translation MNLGSDRLLLSLGFALTACTLLLPLEVPAAGPTGEPLSRQALEQMIEQYIRSHPEVIEQSLQSLENKRAAEEQERQRAALATHQQELLNDPASPVSGNPAGDVTVVEFFDYRCGYCKKAASALTQLQQSDARVRVVYKDFPILGEPSEWAAKAALASNLQGKHRAFHEALLAAKDDLTKEQLFRIATETGLDVNRLDQDMTRPEWQPIIDRNRALAKTLGISGTPAFIVGNDLVPGALDLKTLQELVSHKRKQ comes from the coding sequence ATGAACCTGGGCAGCGACCGACTTCTCCTTTCCCTCGGCTTCGCACTCACCGCTTGTACCCTCCTCTTGCCTCTCGAAGTTCCGGCAGCCGGACCGACCGGCGAGCCGCTCAGCAGGCAGGCCCTTGAGCAGATGATCGAGCAGTATATTCGGAGCCATCCGGAAGTCATCGAGCAATCGTTGCAGTCGTTGGAAAACAAACGGGCGGCAGAGGAACAAGAACGGCAGAGGGCCGCCCTCGCGACACATCAGCAAGAGCTGCTCAACGACCCGGCTAGCCCGGTCAGTGGAAATCCGGCCGGCGACGTGACCGTGGTCGAGTTCTTCGACTATCGCTGCGGCTATTGTAAAAAAGCAGCATCGGCCCTGACCCAACTGCAGCAGAGCGACGCCCGAGTGCGGGTTGTGTACAAAGACTTTCCGATTCTTGGGGAGCCATCAGAATGGGCGGCCAAGGCGGCACTCGCCTCGAACCTGCAGGGCAAACACCGGGCATTTCATGAAGCTCTGCTGGCCGCGAAAGACGATCTCACCAAAGAGCAACTCTTCCGCATCGCAACTGAGACCGGGCTGGACGTGAATCGACTGGATCAGGACATGACCCGACCGGAATGGCAACCGATCATCGATCGCAACCGCGCGCTCGCCAAAACCCTCGGCATCAGCGGCACACCGGCGTTCATCGTCGGCAACGATCTCGTACCGGGCGCCTTGGACCTCAAAACGCTGCAGGAATTGGTCTCACACAAGCGCAAGCAGTGA
- a CDS encoding acetate/propionate family kinase, which translates to MSEAGNGLPAILTLNAGSSSVKWALFRIGAEPVRTAAGQIERIGLPDGIVTVTDVATGQLERRSVPVPNHAASVQVLLDQLAQSGKGLSVQAIGHRVVHGGSRYADPQVVSAEVMEELRRLSPYDPEHLPAEITFIEAFGTEYPQAPQVACFDTGFHQHLPPVARLLAIPRRYETLGIRRYGFHGLSYAFLMEELERMAGRDAARGKVILAHLGNGASLAAVRDGVSIDTSMGFTPASGLPMSTRSGDVDPGLISYLARTEGMTPEQFHHMVNAQSGLLGLSETSPDLRDLLAQEGHDPRAAEAVAVFCYQGKKWIGAYAAALGGVEQLVFSGGIGEHAAVVRARMCEGLEFLGIHLDREQNEANAAVISSPASRVTVRVIRTDEERQIAQSVCRLLALNEVC; encoded by the coding sequence ATGTCTGAAGCCGGAAACGGGCTACCCGCCATACTCACCCTTAACGCCGGATCCTCCAGTGTGAAGTGGGCCTTGTTTCGTATTGGAGCAGAGCCGGTTCGGACGGCAGCGGGACAGATCGAGCGGATCGGGCTTCCGGATGGCATCGTCACCGTCACTGATGTTGCAACCGGACAACTCGAGCGGCGTTCCGTTCCTGTGCCGAACCACGCGGCTTCCGTCCAGGTGCTTCTCGATCAACTCGCGCAGAGCGGGAAGGGATTGTCCGTTCAAGCCATCGGTCATCGAGTCGTGCACGGAGGCAGTCGTTACGCAGACCCGCAGGTGGTCTCCGCTGAGGTGATGGAGGAGTTACGGCGGCTGAGTCCCTACGATCCGGAACATCTTCCGGCCGAAATCACCTTCATCGAGGCATTCGGCACCGAATATCCGCAGGCGCCGCAAGTGGCCTGCTTTGATACCGGGTTCCATCAACATCTGCCGCCGGTGGCGCGTCTCCTGGCCATCCCCCGTCGCTATGAAACACTGGGCATCAGACGGTACGGGTTTCATGGCCTCTCGTATGCGTTTCTGATGGAGGAATTGGAACGGATGGCGGGCCGTGACGCCGCGCGCGGTAAGGTGATTCTCGCCCATCTGGGAAACGGGGCCAGTCTGGCGGCGGTGCGGGACGGCGTCAGTATCGATACGAGCATGGGCTTTACTCCGGCTTCCGGTCTGCCGATGAGCACCAGGTCCGGCGATGTGGACCCGGGACTGATTTCCTACCTAGCCAGGACCGAAGGCATGACGCCGGAGCAGTTTCACCACATGGTCAATGCGCAGTCCGGCCTCTTGGGTCTGTCGGAAACCAGCCCGGACCTGCGTGACCTGCTGGCGCAGGAAGGGCACGATCCGCGCGCCGCCGAGGCGGTGGCGGTGTTTTGTTACCAGGGCAAGAAGTGGATCGGGGCCTATGCGGCAGCGCTGGGCGGGGTGGAACAGTTGGTCTTCAGCGGCGGCATCGGTGAACATGCGGCGGTCGTGCGGGCGCGTATGTGCGAGGGCCTGGAGTTTCTCGGCATCCATCTGGATCGAGAGCAGAACGAGGCCAATGCCGCCGTGATTTCCAGCCCGGCAAGTCGCGTGACCGTGCGGGTGATCCGTACCGACGAAGAACGTCAGATTGCGCAATCGGTCTGCCGGTTATTGGCATTGAACGAAGTTTGTTGA
- a CDS encoding phosphoketolase family protein — protein MNQTTQANQPLSPETVQRIDAYWRAANYLSVGQIYLYDNPLLKQPLKREHIKPRLLGHWGTTPGLNFIYVHLNRIIKSQDLPVLYIAGPGHGGPGLVANVYLEGTYSEVYPNISQDEAGLQRLFKQFSFPGGIPSHVAPETPGSIHEGGELGYSLAHAYGAAFDHPELLVACVIGDGEAETGPLAGSWHGNKFLNPVRDGAVLPILHLNGYKIAGPTVLARMPPDELESLLVGYGHQPFFIEGDDPATMHQLMASTLDEIVTTIRGIQQEARSKGFTGRPRWPMIVLRTPKGWTGPKEVDGKPTEGTFRSHQVPMGEMDKPGHVELLEAWLKSYRPEELFDEAGKLMPELAELAPTGERRMGAIACANGGGLLRDLQMPDFRQYAVPVVKPGIEDAEATRVQGLFLRDVLKMNPHNFRLFGPDETASNRWGGVFEVTDRCSTEQILPTDEHVAHDGRVMEILSEHLCQGWLEGYLLTGRHGFLNCYEAFIHIVDSMFNQHAKWLKTSREIPWRRPIASLNYLLTSHVWRQDHNGFSHQDPGFIDHVVNKNAQVIRVYLPPDANTLLSVTDHCLRSRDYVNVVVAGKQPAPQWLDMDAAVLHCTAGIGIWEWASNDRGSEPDVVMACCGDVPTMETLAAVEILRIAQPNLKVRVVNVVDLMKLQPASEHPHGMSDKEFDALFTTDKPIIFAFHGYPWLIHRLTYRRTNHDNLHVRGYKEEGTTTTPFDMVVLNDLDRFHLVSDVVDRVPQLGARAAYLKQEMRDKRMLHKQYIETYGTDMPEIRNWKWSGKR, from the coding sequence ATGAATCAGACGACGCAGGCGAATCAACCGCTCAGCCCGGAGACAGTGCAACGGATTGATGCCTACTGGCGGGCGGCGAATTACCTTTCCGTCGGACAGATATATTTGTACGACAATCCCCTGCTGAAACAGCCGTTGAAGCGGGAGCATATCAAGCCGCGCCTGCTCGGCCATTGGGGGACGACGCCGGGGCTGAATTTTATCTACGTCCATCTCAACCGCATCATCAAATCCCAGGATCTGCCCGTGCTGTACATCGCGGGGCCCGGACATGGGGGGCCTGGCCTGGTTGCGAACGTGTACCTCGAAGGCACCTACAGCGAGGTCTATCCGAACATCTCGCAGGACGAAGCAGGCTTGCAGCGCCTGTTCAAACAGTTTTCTTTCCCCGGCGGTATTCCGAGCCATGTCGCGCCGGAAACGCCCGGTTCTATCCACGAAGGCGGTGAACTGGGCTATTCCCTAGCCCATGCCTATGGGGCGGCCTTCGACCACCCCGAATTGCTGGTGGCTTGTGTGATCGGAGACGGGGAAGCCGAAACCGGTCCGCTCGCGGGGAGTTGGCATGGGAATAAGTTTTTGAATCCCGTGCGGGACGGGGCGGTGCTGCCGATTCTGCATTTGAACGGGTACAAGATCGCCGGCCCGACCGTGCTGGCACGTATGCCGCCGGACGAGCTTGAATCTCTGCTGGTCGGGTATGGTCATCAGCCGTTTTTCATCGAAGGTGATGATCCTGCGACGATGCATCAGCTGATGGCGTCTACGCTGGACGAAATTGTCACGACGATCCGGGGCATTCAGCAGGAGGCCCGGTCCAAGGGATTTACCGGCCGTCCGCGCTGGCCCATGATCGTCTTGCGTACCCCGAAGGGCTGGACCGGGCCGAAGGAAGTGGACGGCAAACCGACGGAGGGCACGTTCCGTTCCCATCAGGTGCCGATGGGCGAGATGGACAAGCCCGGACATGTCGAGTTGCTGGAAGCATGGCTGAAGAGTTATCGGCCGGAGGAGTTGTTCGACGAAGCGGGGAAGTTAATGCCGGAGCTGGCCGAGCTGGCGCCGACCGGCGAGCGACGCATGGGGGCTATTGCTTGCGCGAACGGGGGCGGCCTTCTCCGCGATCTTCAAATGCCCGATTTCCGACAGTACGCGGTGCCGGTGGTGAAACCAGGCATCGAGGATGCCGAAGCGACCAGAGTGCAGGGATTGTTCCTGCGCGATGTCCTGAAGATGAATCCCCACAACTTTCGGCTGTTCGGGCCGGATGAGACGGCGTCGAACCGTTGGGGCGGAGTGTTTGAAGTAACCGATCGCTGCTCGACCGAGCAGATCCTCCCCACCGACGAACATGTGGCGCACGACGGGCGTGTCATGGAGATCTTGAGCGAGCACCTGTGCCAGGGTTGGCTCGAAGGGTACCTGCTGACGGGACGGCATGGGTTTCTGAATTGTTATGAAGCGTTCATTCACATCGTCGATTCCATGTTCAATCAGCATGCGAAGTGGCTCAAGACCTCGCGCGAGATTCCCTGGCGGCGGCCGATCGCCTCACTGAATTATCTGTTGACGTCGCATGTGTGGCGCCAGGACCACAATGGTTTCAGCCATCAGGATCCCGGCTTCATCGATCATGTGGTGAATAAGAATGCCCAGGTGATCCGTGTCTATCTGCCGCCCGATGCGAACACGCTCTTGTCGGTCACGGACCACTGTCTGCGCAGCCGCGATTATGTGAACGTGGTGGTGGCGGGAAAACAGCCGGCTCCGCAATGGCTGGATATGGACGCCGCCGTGCTGCACTGCACTGCCGGGATCGGGATTTGGGAATGGGCGAGCAACGACCGCGGCAGCGAGCCCGACGTCGTGATGGCCTGTTGCGGCGATGTGCCGACGATGGAGACGCTGGCGGCGGTGGAGATCCTGCGAATCGCCCAGCCCAATTTGAAGGTGCGTGTGGTCAATGTGGTCGATCTCATGAAGCTGCAGCCGGCGAGTGAACATCCGCACGGGATGTCCGACAAGGAATTCGATGCGTTGTTCACGACCGACAAACCGATCATCTTCGCCTTCCACGGGTATCCGTGGCTGATCCACCGGCTCACCTACCGACGGACCAACCATGACAACCTGCATGTGCGGGGCTACAAAGAAGAAGGTACGACGACCACACCGTTCGACATGGTTGTGCTGAACGATCTGGACCGGTTCCACCTGGTCTCCGATGTGGTGGACCGTGTGCCGCAGCTCGGGGCGCGTGCCGCCTATCTCAAGCAGGAGATGCGCGACAAACGCATGTTGCACAAGCAGTACATCGAGACCTATGGAACCGATATGCCGGAGATCAGAAACTGGAAGTGGAGCGGGAAGCGGTAG
- a CDS encoding HAD family hydrolase: MAPPTVVVLFDVDNTLLDNDRITADLTQYLDREVGPAHERAYWRIFDELREELGYADYLGALQRYRLAYPHDSHLLAVSHFLVNYPFADRLFPQALDVLRHARQWGRTVILTDGDAVFQPRKIEQSGILSVVEDQVLVYVHKEQELEDVRQRYPADHYVLIDDKLRILSAVKAQWGARVTTVFPRQGHYANDPDALRTFPSPDLSIDCIGDLLTIDQSRLFPAAGHR; the protein is encoded by the coding sequence ATGGCTCCTCCTACTGTCGTCGTGCTGTTCGATGTCGACAATACGTTGCTGGACAACGATCGGATCACGGCCGACCTCACGCAGTATTTGGACCGGGAAGTGGGCCCGGCGCACGAGCGGGCATATTGGCGCATCTTCGACGAGTTGCGTGAAGAGTTGGGGTACGCGGACTATCTCGGGGCGTTGCAGCGGTATCGCCTGGCCTATCCGCACGACTCGCACCTCCTGGCGGTGTCGCATTTTCTGGTGAATTATCCGTTTGCCGACCGGCTGTTTCCGCAGGCGTTGGACGTCCTGCGGCACGCCAGGCAATGGGGCCGGACGGTGATCCTCACCGACGGCGACGCGGTCTTTCAGCCGCGCAAGATCGAACAATCGGGCATCCTGTCCGTCGTCGAAGACCAGGTGCTCGTCTATGTGCATAAGGAACAGGAGCTGGAGGACGTCAGGCAGCGTTACCCTGCCGACCACTATGTGCTGATCGACGACAAGCTACGCATCCTGAGCGCGGTGAAAGCCCAGTGGGGGGCGCGTGTCACCACGGTGTTTCCGCGTCAGGGGCACTATGCCAATGATCCTGATGCGCTGCGGACATTTCCGTCGCCCGATCTCAGCATCGACTGCATCGGCGATCTGTTGACGATCGATCAGTCGCGACTCTTCCCCGCCGCAGGCCATCGGTGA
- a CDS encoding aldo/keto reductase, translating into MTPKKPDTSIWSTSLDRRQLLKGLGVAGSVMALGGPGRLAELLAADTPSSGTSTGDIPRRPLGKTGVQVSALCFGGAHWGRLKDESEAFRIIHEAIDAGVNFLDNAWEYHGGRSEELMGKALQGKRQQVVLMTKVCSHGRDKKVALQQLDESLRRLKTDYLDLWQIHEVVYEDDPDRHFAPNGATEALLEAKQQGKVRFIGFTGHKHPQIHLKMLAHDFPFDTCQMPLNVFDGTYRSFEREVLPVLNQRGIAALGMKSLTGNAEPIKQGIVTPEEAIRYVLSLPIASLVSGIDSPQVLKQNLDIARRFTPMTVAEMDGLRTRVAQYAMDGRYELFKSTNRYDGGIGRAQHGIS; encoded by the coding sequence ATGACGCCCAAGAAACCTGACACATCGATCTGGTCCACTTCCCTCGATCGTCGCCAGCTGTTGAAAGGGCTCGGCGTGGCGGGATCGGTCATGGCGCTTGGCGGGCCCGGTCGCTTGGCTGAGCTACTGGCCGCAGACACTCCTTCCTCGGGCACCTCGACGGGCGACATCCCGCGCCGCCCCTTAGGAAAAACCGGCGTCCAGGTCTCGGCGCTCTGTTTCGGCGGAGCCCATTGGGGCCGACTCAAGGACGAATCCGAGGCCTTCCGCATCATCCACGAGGCCATCGACGCAGGCGTCAATTTTCTCGACAACGCTTGGGAGTATCACGGCGGGCGATCGGAAGAACTCATGGGCAAGGCGTTGCAGGGAAAGCGGCAACAGGTTGTGCTCATGACCAAGGTCTGCTCGCACGGTCGCGATAAGAAGGTGGCTCTGCAGCAACTCGACGAGTCATTGCGACGCTTGAAGACCGACTACCTGGATCTCTGGCAGATTCACGAAGTCGTCTATGAAGACGATCCCGATCGTCACTTCGCGCCGAACGGGGCCACTGAGGCTCTGCTCGAAGCCAAACAGCAGGGGAAGGTGCGATTCATCGGCTTCACCGGCCACAAACATCCGCAGATCCATCTCAAAATGTTGGCACACGACTTTCCGTTCGATACCTGCCAGATGCCATTGAATGTCTTTGACGGCACCTATCGGAGTTTTGAGCGAGAGGTACTGCCGGTTCTGAACCAACGCGGGATCGCGGCCCTGGGCATGAAGAGCCTGACAGGGAATGCAGAGCCGATCAAACAGGGGATCGTGACACCGGAGGAAGCGATCCGGTATGTATTGAGCTTGCCGATTGCTTCGCTCGTGAGCGGCATCGATTCGCCGCAGGTCCTCAAGCAAAACCTCGACATCGCGCGCCGCTTCACGCCTATGACCGTAGCCGAGATGGATGGCTTGCGCACCAGAGTCGCACAGTACGCTATGGATGGCCGATACGAACTCTTCAAATCCACCAACCGCTACGACGGCGGTATCGGCCGCGCCCAGCACGGGATTTCCTAA
- a CDS encoding DUF3943 domain-containing protein, whose protein sequence is MLRWRSHSLWFTLPFLACACLSLLSSAGLAQSSGAHEAGQGSEPGLIGPVNHRAETLEPSTLPEDRSGSLDWESGRGRSYLIPAAEVFTYLLLLNQYDRHFTEPKDVYRTTGTTIREHLTDSKWVFDNDQFSVNQFLHPYGGSVYFGLARSAGLSFWESSLYSVAGSFLWEIGGERTSPSINDMITTPIGGAFLGEPLFRMANLLLETGDGPPGFWRELGAAIISPPTGFNRLVFGNRFDSLYPSHRPATFLRLEAGGTLTSSSRNVSSNVNEHGAVGELTFTYGLPGKSGYGYTRPFDYFDFHVSAATATTLETITTRGLLLGKTYAAGDTTRGIWGLFGSYDYVSPQVFRVSSTALSLGTVWQSWLSDDIALQGTLLGGAGYGAAGSIQRTEERDYHYGTTPQALVALRLIYANRLMFDVTGREYYVSNFLSPERHGQENIIRVESALTLRVFDRHGVALRYTVSHRDAHYPSVDYRNQTIGAVSLMYVLLGNSGFGAVEWR, encoded by the coding sequence ATGCTTCGTTGGCGTTCGCACAGCCTGTGGTTCACTCTGCCCTTCCTTGCCTGTGCTTGCCTGTCGCTTCTGTCGAGTGCGGGCCTGGCACAAAGTTCGGGCGCACATGAGGCCGGGCAGGGCAGCGAGCCTGGCCTGATCGGGCCCGTGAACCATCGTGCTGAAACCCTGGAACCTTCAACCCTGCCCGAAGACCGGTCCGGATCGTTGGATTGGGAGAGCGGGCGAGGGCGCAGCTATCTGATTCCGGCCGCTGAAGTATTCACCTATTTGTTACTGCTGAACCAGTACGATCGGCATTTCACCGAGCCGAAGGACGTGTACCGGACCACCGGCACGACCATTCGTGAACACCTGACAGATTCAAAATGGGTGTTCGACAACGATCAGTTCTCAGTCAACCAGTTCCTGCATCCCTATGGCGGCAGCGTGTATTTCGGTCTGGCCCGATCCGCAGGGCTCAGCTTCTGGGAATCGTCGCTCTATAGCGTCGCCGGGAGTTTCCTCTGGGAGATCGGCGGCGAACGGACCTCTCCTTCGATCAACGACATGATCACGACGCCCATCGGCGGCGCGTTCCTGGGTGAACCGCTGTTCAGGATGGCCAATCTGTTGCTTGAGACCGGCGATGGCCCGCCTGGGTTCTGGCGCGAACTGGGCGCGGCTATCATTTCGCCGCCCACCGGATTCAACCGCCTCGTATTCGGCAACCGCTTCGACAGCCTGTATCCCAGCCACCGGCCGGCCACCTTCCTGCGGCTCGAAGCTGGTGGCACGCTGACATCGAGCAGTCGCAATGTCTCCTCAAACGTCAACGAACATGGCGCGGTCGGTGAGCTCACGTTTACATACGGACTTCCAGGCAAATCCGGTTATGGGTACACCCGTCCGTTCGACTATTTCGATTTTCATGTCTCTGCCGCCACGGCCACTACGCTGGAAACCATCACCACCCGAGGACTCCTGCTGGGTAAGACCTACGCGGCCGGCGATACGACGCGAGGTATCTGGGGACTCTTCGGCAGTTACGACTATGTCTCGCCCCAGGTGTTCCGGGTGTCCAGCACCGCTCTCTCCCTGGGAACCGTCTGGCAGTCGTGGCTGTCTGATGACATCGCACTCCAAGGCACCCTGCTGGGCGGTGCCGGCTATGGCGCGGCCGGCAGCATCCAGCGCACGGAGGAACGGGATTACCACTATGGAACGACCCCACAGGCCTTGGTGGCACTCCGGTTGATCTATGCCAACCGCCTGATGTTCGACGTGACGGGGCGGGAATACTATGTCAGTAATTTTCTGTCGCCGGAACGGCACGGGCAGGAAAACATCATCCGCGTAGAATCTGCGCTCACCCTTCGCGTCTTCGACCGGCACGGCGTCGCGCTTCGATATACGGTCTCTCACCGGGATGCTCACTACCCGAGCGTGGACTATCGCAACCAGACGATCGGCGCCGTCAGTCTGATGTATGTCCTGCTCGGCAACTCAGGCTTCGGGGCGGTCGAATGGCGATGA
- a CDS encoding DUF4124 domain-containing protein: MSLSRSGLTLSVLFLLGVSTHVITAPDSRASIYTYTDEAGVQTFTNQLESIPEQYRNRLTSQEFDAPPAVSSAPPRAVAQSATRSADSRIVTASGEYRLGDHDTRTDGARLAVEAAKRDALEQVATYLERVTEMRDMNLTRDDIRSYTAGIVKVLEETITTRVENESIVIRAKLTAEIDPHEVAQAIAALRENDSAMRELTVLRAETDRLQEQLDATNRALAAAPSAEEVQQLSRQRDDMLNDLQANALVSQAWTSWAYPTLGFYSYPWIAGPGINGFLLQAQRLSPRHRHLAQAQQTIAAQNGALVPAPAHAFNPTLRRSLLVPSPSMQSRHAPPLLNQQGQPAKVGDIVTIPTPRSIPPVMHQSAPQPQPYQLHPSHFWRPSPSNIPTAPSITQQTPSISRPLGGPSGHGSSGQSRSSSGGRGR, translated from the coding sequence ATGTCACTCTCCCGCAGCGGGCTGACACTGTCGGTTCTCTTTCTTCTCGGGGTCTCCACCCACGTCATTACCGCACCGGACAGCCGGGCCTCGATTTACACCTACACCGACGAGGCCGGTGTTCAAACCTTCACGAACCAACTCGAGTCCATCCCTGAACAATATCGAAACAGGCTGACCTCACAGGAGTTCGACGCGCCTCCGGCCGTTTCCTCTGCTCCGCCTCGTGCGGTTGCCCAATCAGCAACGCGCTCCGCCGATTCCCGCATCGTCACAGCCAGCGGCGAATATCGCTTGGGCGATCACGACACCCGCACGGATGGCGCGCGTCTGGCGGTCGAAGCCGCCAAGAGAGACGCGCTCGAACAGGTGGCCACGTATCTGGAACGTGTCACGGAAATGCGCGACATGAACCTCACACGTGATGACATCCGGAGTTACACGGCAGGCATCGTCAAGGTGTTGGAGGAAACCATCACGACCAGGGTCGAGAACGAGAGTATCGTGATCCGCGCTAAGTTGACGGCAGAGATCGACCCGCATGAAGTCGCACAGGCCATTGCGGCCTTGCGGGAAAACGACAGCGCCATGCGGGAGCTGACGGTCCTCCGTGCCGAAACCGACCGACTACAGGAACAGCTCGATGCCACCAACCGCGCCCTCGCCGCCGCCCCATCGGCGGAGGAGGTCCAGCAACTCAGCCGCCAACGCGACGACATGCTGAACGACCTGCAGGCCAATGCCCTTGTCTCACAGGCCTGGACCAGCTGGGCATACCCAACACTCGGCTTCTATTCCTATCCCTGGATCGCAGGACCTGGGATCAACGGCTTCCTACTCCAGGCACAGCGCCTCTCTCCCCGGCATCGCCACCTCGCGCAGGCACAACAGACCATTGCGGCGCAAAACGGCGCGCTCGTACCGGCCCCGGCTCACGCCTTTAATCCCACGCTGCGCCGCTCGTTGCTCGTGCCATCACCATCGATGCAGAGTCGTCACGCCCCCCCGTTGCTCAACCAGCAGGGCCAACCGGCCAAAGTGGGAGACATCGTGACCATTCCCACACCGCGCTCCATTCCACCAGTGATGCACCAGTCTGCACCGCAGCCGCAGCCCTACCAGTTGCACCCGTCCCATTTCTGGCGCCCCAGCCCTTCGAACATCCCCACCGCTCCCTCCATCACGCAGCAAACCCCGTCGATCAGCCGGCCTCTGGGAGGCCCTTCCGGACATGGCAGCAGCGGACAGTCTCGCAGCAGCAGCGGCGGTCGAGGCCGCTGA
- a CDS encoding GNAT family N-acetyltransferase, with protein sequence MISVMDVCPTLRTERLILRQFQASDADTVHRLAGVKEVAAGTLLPHPYDLEAAAQWIAQQQESFAAGNAITFAIVLIEEEQLIGSIGMEIAREHQLARLSYWLGTHYWNQGYCTEAVRAVLDYGFTRLSLHRIYAPHFHNNPASGRVLRKVGMTYEGRMREHYIRFGQFVDVEIYGMLREEFLNDSAH encoded by the coding sequence GTGATCAGCGTGATGGATGTCTGTCCGACACTCCGTACTGAACGGCTGATTCTCCGACAATTCCAGGCCTCCGATGCCGATACCGTGCACCGCCTGGCAGGGGTGAAGGAAGTCGCCGCAGGCACGTTGCTCCCCCACCCCTATGACCTCGAAGCGGCCGCGCAATGGATCGCTCAGCAACAGGAGAGTTTCGCCGCGGGCAACGCCATCACATTTGCCATCGTCCTCATTGAAGAGGAACAACTCATCGGTTCAATCGGGATGGAAATCGCCCGCGAGCACCAACTGGCCCGCCTGAGTTACTGGCTCGGCACCCACTACTGGAACCAGGGCTACTGCACCGAAGCGGTTCGGGCGGTGCTCGACTACGGCTTCACCCGCCTGTCACTCCATCGCATCTACGCCCCGCACTTTCACAACAACCCGGCCTCGGGACGTGTCTTACGAAAAGTCGGGATGACCTACGAAGGCCGCATGCGCGAGCATTACATCCGCTTCGGCCAATTTGTGGATGTGGAGATCTATGGGATGTTGAGAGAGGAATTTCTGAATGACAGTGCTCACTAA
- a CDS encoding DUF5069 domain-containing protein, whose protein sequence is MTAFNPVAALRSPRETLDGYIILPRLIDKVRAQARGELPAAYQRNLLHRGGTLDGRFLAFTGLEGEALRAVILSCETDEPVAQWVAQYATRHSVEEKQRWAAEVEGYRPAGRVLLYLQSTVPELAANIDCALVSLLDLIDMDEGRLAIPARGGAADVEEKGA, encoded by the coding sequence ATGACGGCGTTCAATCCAGTCGCTGCGCTGCGCTCTCCGCGGGAGACGTTGGATGGGTACATCATCCTCCCGCGGTTAATCGACAAGGTGCGCGCGCAGGCACGAGGCGAGCTTCCGGCGGCGTACCAGAGGAATCTGCTGCATCGCGGGGGCACGCTCGACGGGCGCTTCCTTGCCTTTACCGGGTTGGAAGGGGAGGCCTTACGGGCGGTCATTCTCTCCTGCGAGACGGATGAGCCGGTGGCGCAATGGGTTGCGCAATATGCGACACGACATTCCGTCGAAGAGAAACAGCGGTGGGCTGCCGAAGTTGAGGGCTATCGGCCGGCTGGCCGTGTCCTGCTCTATCTGCAATCGACCGTGCCTGAACTGGCCGCCAACATCGACTGTGCCCTCGTGAGCCTGCTCGATCTCATCGATATGGACGAAGGCCGGCTTGCGATCCCCGCACGGGGTGGCGCTGCGGATGTTGAGGAAAAAGGCGCCTGA
- a CDS encoding pyridoxamine 5'-phosphate oxidase family protein: protein MAQRYKELSKTHIEFITTQKLFFVGTATAESWVNVSPKGMDSFRVLGPARVAWLNVTGSGNESSAHVQHDPRMTIMFCAFEGQPLILRLYGRAKVVHRGDSEWQEFLGLFPPLPGARQIFDVTLDLVQTSCGMAVPYLSYLGDRELLSAWAEKKGEEGLRRYREEKNQLSLDGIPTHIVVKEGH, encoded by the coding sequence GTGGCTCAACGGTACAAGGAACTTTCAAAGACCCATATCGAATTCATCACCACACAGAAGCTGTTTTTTGTCGGGACAGCCACGGCGGAGAGCTGGGTGAATGTGTCGCCGAAAGGCATGGACTCGTTTCGGGTACTCGGCCCCGCTCGCGTGGCATGGCTCAACGTCACCGGGAGCGGTAACGAATCCTCGGCCCATGTACAGCATGACCCGCGTATGACGATCATGTTCTGCGCTTTCGAGGGTCAGCCGCTGATCCTGCGGCTCTATGGCAGGGCGAAGGTGGTACACAGGGGCGACTCCGAGTGGCAGGAGTTTCTTGGCCTGTTCCCGCCGCTACCCGGTGCCCGTCAGATTTTCGACGTGACTCTCGACCTCGTGCAAACGTCCTGCGGAATGGCGGTGCCCTATTTGTCGTACCTCGGCGACCGGGAATTGCTCAGCGCCTGGGCCGAGAAGAAAGGCGAGGAGGGATTGAGGCGGTACCGGGAAGAAAAAAATCAGCTGAGCCTGGACGGTATTCCTACTCACATTGTCGTCAAAGAGGGGCACTGA